One stretch of Hevea brasiliensis isolate MT/VB/25A 57/8 chromosome 12, ASM3005281v1, whole genome shotgun sequence DNA includes these proteins:
- the LOC131171276 gene encoding protein CHUP1, chloroplastic-like isoform X1: MKAELESKMPQEEDESLIIYLKKELEASLIRNDSVEKENQELRQEVVRLKAQISSLKAHDNERKSMLWKKLQNANDSSKNDESQQKPSEFVKASEKSAELPSPTPKIQESVPRKERQLPNPPPKLISPVSSPFSGVNKMPPPTFAPPPPPPPSKMSAGSRSVRRVPEVVEFYRSLTRKNAHMENKSNSTATPGTAFTLNMIGEIENRSTHLSAIKSDVEKRKEFINSLIREVESAAFKDISDVESFVKWLDHELSSLVDERAVLKHFTQWPERKSDALREAAFNYRDLKNLDSEISSFEDNPKEPLLKAVGKMQALQDRLERSISNTERTREGTVKRYRDFQIPWEWLLDTGLIGQIKLSSLRLAKEYMKRITKELQINECLDEENLLLQGARFAYRVHQFAGGFDTETINAFQELKKAGMSSHKE; this comes from the exons ATGAAAGCAGAACTAGAGAGCAAAATGCCTCAAGAAGAGGATGAATCCTTGATAATCTACCTCAAGAAAGAACTCGAAGCTTCTCTGATAAGGAATGATTCAGTGGAGAAGGAAAATCAGGAATTAAGACAAGAAGTAGTTCGTCTAAAAGCACAGATAAGTTCCCTCAAAGCACATGATAACGAGAGGAAATCTAtgctttggaagaagttacagaaCGCCAATGATAGCAGCAAGAATGATGAATCTCAACAGAAACCATCAGAGTTTGTCAAAGCATCAGAAAAGAGTGCAGAACTTCCTAGCCCAACGCCGAAAATTCAAGAATCAGTACCCAGAAAGGAAAGGCAATTACCAAATCCACCACCAAAGCTGATTTCTCCTGTCTCCTCTCCATTTTCTGGAGTAAATaaaatgccaccaccaacatttgcaccaccacctccaccgccACCATCAAAGATGTCTGCTGGATCAAGATCAGTGCGACGTGTACCAGAAGTTGTGGAGTTTTATCGTTCGCTTACAAGGAAAAATGCCCACATGGAAAACAAAAGCAATTCTACAGCTACTCCAGGAACTGCATTTACATTGAACATGATTGGAGAAATTGAGAACCGCTCCACTCATCTTTCCGCT ATAAAATCAGACGTTGAAAAACGCAAggaattcattaattcattaatcaGAGAAGTGGAGTCTGCAGCTTTTAAAGATATATCTGATGTGGAGTCATTTGTGAAATGGCTAGATCATGAACTTTCTTCCCTAGTTGATGAAAGAGCTGTATTGAAGCATTTCACCCAATGGCCAGAACGTAAATCAGACGCTCTAAGAGAAGCTGCTTTCAACTACCGAGACCTGAAAAACCTTGATTCAGAAATTTCATCATTTGAAGACAATCCAAAAGAACCTTTGTTGAAGGCTGTAGGAAAGATGCAAGCACTGCAAGACAG GTTGGAGAGAAGCATTAGCAACACCGAAAGGACAAGGGAAGGCACGGTCAAGAGGTACAGGGATTTCCAGATCCCCTGGGAATGGTTGCTGGACACGGGCTTGATTGGTCAG ATCAAATTAAGTTCTTTGAGGCTAGCCAAGGAGTATATGAAAAGGATAACTAAAGAACTGCAGATCAATGAGTGCTTAGATGAAGAGAATCTCCTGCTTCAAGGAGCTAGATTTGCTTATCGAGTACATCAG TTTGCAGGCGGCTTTGACACAGAGACCATAAACGCATTTCAAGAATTGAAGAAAGCTGGCATGAGTAGTCATAAAGAATAG
- the LOC131171276 gene encoding protein CHUP1, chloroplastic-like isoform X2, protein MKAELESKMPQEEDESLIIYLKKELEASLIRNDSVEKENQELRQEVVRLKAQISSLKAHDNERKSMLWKKLQNANDSSKNDESQQKPSEFVKASEKSAELPSPTPKIQESVPRKERQLPNPPPKLISPVSSPFSGVNKMPPPTFAPPPPPPPSKMSAGSRSVRRVPEVVEFYRSLTRKNAHMENKSNSTATPGTAFTLNMIGEIENRSTHLSAIKSDVEKRKEFINSLIREVESAAFKDISDVESFVKWLDHELSSLVDERAVLKHFTQWPERKSDALREAAFNYRDLKNLDSEISSFEDNPKEPLLKAVGKMQALQDRRACWREALATPKGQGKARSRGTGISRSPGNGCWTRA, encoded by the exons ATGAAAGCAGAACTAGAGAGCAAAATGCCTCAAGAAGAGGATGAATCCTTGATAATCTACCTCAAGAAAGAACTCGAAGCTTCTCTGATAAGGAATGATTCAGTGGAGAAGGAAAATCAGGAATTAAGACAAGAAGTAGTTCGTCTAAAAGCACAGATAAGTTCCCTCAAAGCACATGATAACGAGAGGAAATCTAtgctttggaagaagttacagaaCGCCAATGATAGCAGCAAGAATGATGAATCTCAACAGAAACCATCAGAGTTTGTCAAAGCATCAGAAAAGAGTGCAGAACTTCCTAGCCCAACGCCGAAAATTCAAGAATCAGTACCCAGAAAGGAAAGGCAATTACCAAATCCACCACCAAAGCTGATTTCTCCTGTCTCCTCTCCATTTTCTGGAGTAAATaaaatgccaccaccaacatttgcaccaccacctccaccgccACCATCAAAGATGTCTGCTGGATCAAGATCAGTGCGACGTGTACCAGAAGTTGTGGAGTTTTATCGTTCGCTTACAAGGAAAAATGCCCACATGGAAAACAAAAGCAATTCTACAGCTACTCCAGGAACTGCATTTACATTGAACATGATTGGAGAAATTGAGAACCGCTCCACTCATCTTTCCGCT ATAAAATCAGACGTTGAAAAACGCAAggaattcattaattcattaatcaGAGAAGTGGAGTCTGCAGCTTTTAAAGATATATCTGATGTGGAGTCATTTGTGAAATGGCTAGATCATGAACTTTCTTCCCTAGTTGATGAAAGAGCTGTATTGAAGCATTTCACCCAATGGCCAGAACGTAAATCAGACGCTCTAAGAGAAGCTGCTTTCAACTACCGAGACCTGAAAAACCTTGATTCAGAAATTTCATCATTTGAAGACAATCCAAAAGAACCTTTGTTGAAGGCTGTAGGAAAGATGCAAGCACTGCAAGACAGGCGAGCAT GTTGGAGAGAAGCATTAGCAACACCGAAAGGACAAGGGAAGGCACGGTCAAGAGGTACAGGGATTTCCAGATCCCCTGGGAATGGTTGCTGGACACGGGCTTGA